The genomic window ACACTGGCAGGATTATAAAGCCCGAAAACGCCAAAGTGAGTGAGGTATTGCAATGGTTTTAACCAGAAATTTTCGAGAGACCATACAGGCTCGTGCCAAAAAGGACCCTGCATATCGCGAGGCTATGCTGACCGAGGCAGTAGGCAGCTTTTTATCCGGTGATGTGGATGTAGGAAAAGCTTTATTGCGAGACTACATCAAGGCTACAGTCGGCTTTGAAACACTCAGCAGACAGATCAATAAGCCGAGCAAAAGTCTTCATCGGATGCTGAGCCCTTCCGGCAATCCTGGCGCACACAATTTTTTTGAGATTCTCAGTTGTTTACAGAATAATGAAGGTTTCGAACTCGTGGTTACTGCCCGTCATATGT from Pseudomonadota bacterium includes these protein-coding regions:
- a CDS encoding transcriptional regulator; protein product: MVLTRNFRETIQARAKKDPAYREAMLTEAVGSFLSGDVDVGKALLRDYIKATVGFETLSRQINKPSKSLHRMLSPSGNPGAHNFFEILSCLQNNEGFELVVTARHMSSWGRTDATT